In one Sphingobacterium daejeonense genomic region, the following are encoded:
- a CDS encoding AI-2E family transporter, with the protein MTTPGFFGSLASLLMLLPYIGIAIGSILPALFALATKDSALYALGVVAWFQVVQFLEGNIITPNIVGSKVSINPLMAIIGILLGGMLFGLAGLIIALPFIATLKVIFDSNPNMEAFGFLIGEPEKLHLKRNSTQELLMKWGIVRTPKNKKKVEVDVNVHVDNPGEEPKTDVTYKEINESEELPYEDLPQDEFKKKDEDEK; encoded by the coding sequence TTGACTACGCCTGGTTTCTTTGGATCGCTGGCTTCATTATTAATGTTGTTGCCTTATATCGGTATTGCGATTGGTTCTATTTTGCCAGCTTTATTTGCACTTGCTACAAAAGACAGCGCGCTATATGCTTTGGGAGTTGTGGCTTGGTTTCAGGTGGTTCAATTTTTGGAAGGAAATATTATTACGCCAAATATTGTTGGTTCGAAAGTCAGCATCAACCCCTTGATGGCTATTATCGGCATCTTATTGGGCGGTATGTTGTTTGGTCTTGCCGGTTTGATTATTGCACTTCCATTTATCGCTACCTTAAAAGTTATTTTTGATTCAAATCCAAATATGGAAGCCTTCGGGTTTCTGATTGGCGAACCTGAGAAGCTCCATCTCAAACGGAATTCCACACAGGAACTATTGATGAAATGGGGTATTGTAAGGACTCCTAAGAACAAGAAAAAAGTTGAGGTTGATGTGAACGTTCATGTTGATAATCCTGGTGAAGAGCCCAAAACAGATGTGACTTATAAGGAAATCAATGAGTCTGAAGAGTTGCCTTATGAGGATTTACCACAGGATGAATTCAAGAAGAAAGATGAAGATGAAAAGTAA
- a CDS encoding glycosyltransferase family 4 protein has protein sequence MNRHLASSEIIPLEQLLAYYPQLNVKKKYFVTLGRPVKRKGFSWLLKEVVPHMPDDFQLLMIGPFNKKAGFTEKLLRVFPPKIYHLITLFLGYPSDEREIRHLLKENHIRKKVQHLGKIPFSHLQSLLAHSLAFLMPNIRVSGDMEGFGLVCLEASISGTLVVAAAIEGITDAVQDKKNGILLQSGDREAWINRLEEIMDFSAEYQKDAKLYQIFSRENYGWEIMGQEYFKTFKKLAYPKSSLKLVHSKEI, from the coding sequence GTGAATCGCCATCTCGCTAGTTCCGAAATCATACCATTAGAACAATTGTTGGCTTACTATCCTCAATTGAACGTCAAGAAGAAGTATTTCGTGACTTTGGGCCGACCTGTAAAAAGAAAGGGATTTTCCTGGTTGCTGAAGGAAGTAGTTCCTCATATGCCCGATGACTTTCAATTGCTGATGATTGGTCCATTCAACAAAAAAGCTGGTTTCACAGAGAAACTCCTTCGCGTTTTTCCTCCTAAAATTTATCATCTAATTACTTTATTTTTGGGTTATCCCTCTGATGAAAGAGAGATCAGGCATCTTTTGAAAGAGAATCATATCCGTAAAAAAGTACAGCATTTAGGGAAAATTCCGTTTTCTCATCTACAGTCTTTATTGGCTCATTCTTTGGCATTTTTGATGCCCAATATTCGAGTAAGCGGAGATATGGAGGGTTTTGGTCTGGTTTGCCTGGAGGCCTCTATTTCAGGGACGTTGGTTGTTGCGGCTGCCATTGAAGGCATTACAGATGCTGTTCAGGACAAAAAGAATGGCATTCTGCTTCAATCTGGCGATCGTGAGGCTTGGATCAATCGGTTGGAAGAGATCATGGATTTTTCGGCTGAGTATCAGAAAGACGCAAAATTATATCAAATATTCAGTAGAGAAAACTATGGTTGGGAAATCATGGGTCAAGAATATTTCAAAACTTTCAAGAAATTGGCTTACCCCAAGTCATCCTTAAAATTGGTACACAGCAAAGAGATTTAA
- a CDS encoding MFS transporter, with the protein MDNIENEEQPLYTLQFGLLCLSSLLFSASFNMIIPELPNYLSSLGGAAHKGLIIALFTLTAGISRPFSGRLTDKWGRVPVMAIGSTVCVLCGFLYPILSSVSGFFLLRLIHGFSTGFKPTATSAYIADIIPSNRWGEALGMHGLCFSIGGAVGPAIGSYIAQAYDLNTMFYSSSAFAFLSIIIVMNMKETLKDKTRFSPKMLKISRRDIIEVRVIPAAIVTLLSYTAYGVILTLIPDWSEHLGIANKGLFFTAYTLASIGIRFVSGKVADRYGRISVMKVGLVVIAISIMYLGFGDNIAQLVIGACLYGIGTGIFSPAVNAWTIDLSLPQYRGKAMATMYIALEAGIGGGALFAGYIYHDEILRIPYIFYGNALVIFLAFIYVIYWNSKNKKNKNLL; encoded by the coding sequence ATGGATAACATAGAGAACGAAGAACAACCATTATATACCCTTCAGTTTGGATTGCTCTGTTTGAGCTCACTTTTGTTTTCTGCGAGTTTCAATATGATAATTCCAGAATTGCCGAATTACCTTTCTTCCTTGGGCGGGGCAGCCCATAAGGGATTGATCATTGCATTGTTTACTCTGACTGCCGGTATTTCGCGTCCATTTAGTGGTCGATTGACAGATAAGTGGGGTCGTGTTCCAGTTATGGCGATTGGTTCCACGGTCTGTGTATTATGTGGATTTCTATATCCTATTCTAAGCAGTGTTTCTGGATTCTTTCTTTTGAGGTTGATCCATGGATTTTCGACTGGATTTAAACCTACTGCCACCTCGGCCTATATTGCAGACATTATTCCTTCAAATCGTTGGGGTGAAGCATTGGGTATGCACGGCTTATGTTTTAGCATTGGAGGTGCTGTTGGTCCTGCGATTGGCAGCTACATAGCGCAGGCTTATGATCTGAACACTATGTTCTATAGTTCATCAGCATTTGCTTTTCTTTCCATCATCATCGTTATGAACATGAAAGAAACGTTGAAAGACAAGACTCGTTTTTCTCCAAAAATGTTGAAGATTTCACGTCGTGATATAATTGAGGTCAGAGTTATTCCCGCGGCTATCGTGACTTTATTGTCTTATACGGCTTATGGTGTTATTCTTACGTTGATTCCGGATTGGAGTGAGCATTTGGGAATTGCCAATAAGGGTTTATTTTTCACGGCATATACCCTTGCTTCGATAGGAATTCGGTTTGTTTCAGGGAAAGTTGCGGATCGTTATGGTCGAATTTCAGTGATGAAAGTTGGCTTGGTCGTTATTGCGATCTCTATTATGTACCTTGGATTTGGGGACAATATCGCTCAGTTAGTTATTGGAGCATGTTTGTACGGGATAGGTACAGGTATCTTTTCTCCTGCCGTGAACGCATGGACCATTGACCTTTCTTTGCCACAATATCGAGGCAAAGCGATGGCAACCATGTATATTGCTCTTGAAGCTGGTATCGGTGGTGGCGCATTATTTGCGGGGTATATTTATCACGACGAAATATTGAGAATTCCTTATATCTTTTATGGAAATGCCTTAGTGATATTTTTGGCATTTATTTATGTGATATATTGGAATTCTAAAAACAAAAAAAATAAAAACCTGTTATAG
- a CDS encoding lysylphosphatidylglycerol synthase transmembrane domain-containing protein, whose protein sequence is MLIVVILVFIGIFILNTDFSATKEELRAIGFRFIYLLGITFIAYFFGTWSWHICLGENRKKISILKLFAVRQVGETVGQYNPTSIVGGDLLKAEMLKPYGISSEVALSSVATSRITVVLSQILLLLIACLWLSKMEIGQTALKSIGIVFYIFIALLILLNLVFFYWLIFSKSMSKPILKENSNGLLRKLVYKIKDLSFNIRKSYRYNPRFFWYSYLLATVHWVIGSLEFYFILLFLGYSVVPMHGLLLDMGVIVFKSAGAFVPGQLGIEELGNKMMLSIVGISAGSVWVSASILRRARQLFWIAIGFILYPFLKKDSKQASTLQNGNIIC, encoded by the coding sequence GTGTTGATTGTTGTCATTCTTGTCTTCATAGGCATATTTATCTTGAACACAGATTTCTCAGCTACCAAGGAGGAATTACGGGCCATTGGGTTTCGGTTTATTTATTTGCTTGGAATAACATTCATCGCTTATTTTTTTGGGACTTGGTCATGGCATATTTGCTTGGGAGAGAATCGTAAAAAAATCAGTATTCTAAAACTCTTTGCTGTTAGGCAAGTTGGTGAAACCGTTGGTCAATACAACCCGACCAGTATTGTTGGGGGCGATCTATTAAAGGCTGAAATGCTGAAACCTTATGGTATTAGCAGTGAAGTTGCATTGAGCTCAGTTGCTACTTCTAGGATTACAGTTGTCCTGTCACAAATCTTATTGCTTTTAATCGCTTGTTTATGGTTGAGCAAAATGGAGATTGGTCAAACAGCTTTAAAGAGCATTGGAATCGTATTCTATATTTTCATTGCTTTATTGATTCTTCTCAATCTTGTTTTCTTTTATTGGTTGATCTTCAGTAAATCTATGTCCAAGCCAATTTTGAAAGAAAATTCCAATGGTTTGTTAAGGAAGTTGGTTTATAAGATCAAGGATTTGTCTTTCAATATTCGAAAATCTTATCGGTATAATCCCCGATTCTTTTGGTATTCCTATCTATTAGCTACGGTCCATTGGGTTATTGGCAGTTTAGAGTTTTACTTTATTCTTCTTTTCTTAGGTTATTCTGTGGTTCCTATGCATGGCCTACTGTTGGACATGGGAGTTATTGTTTTCAAGAGTGCAGGTGCATTTGTTCCGGGTCAATTGGGGATTGAGGAGCTTGGGAACAAAATGATGTTGAGTATAGTTGGAATTTCTGCTGGGAGCGTTTGGGTTTCAGCATCTATTCTTCGCCGAGCCAGACAATTATTTTGGATCGCCATAGGTTTCATCCTTTATCCCTTTTTAAAAAAAGACAGCAAACAAGCATCTACTTTACAGAATGGAAATATTATTTGTTAG
- a CDS encoding endonuclease/exonuclease/phosphatase family protein produces MLINLPYPQKSKAWHFRFLMLLSVFFSLIFLFSYKKSNGSKANLFVEHPALEDRSSGELSLLTYNIAGLPAIISSAETPRASSIREIGERINRFDIVNVQEDFNYNAELYSFNLHPYRTQTMGTVPFGDGLSTLSKFPIMESQRIAWSDCSGSDCFTPKGFSYTRIQIAKDVFLDVYNIHATAQDNKNAVAARKKNLKQLAAFIHENSECQPLLIMGDFNAHYAFVEDNVRDFQKEIHVFDSWTLLRNKGLVPEHQEDFVASHALNVTDDCESIDKIYFRNSDQIIFTPKNYQVQHDLFSTDSGQPLSDHCAISLNLEWELTNSSQDTSVVKDELLLK; encoded by the coding sequence ATGCTAATCAACCTTCCTTATCCTCAGAAAAGTAAAGCTTGGCATTTCAGGTTTTTAATGTTGTTGTCAGTTTTTTTCTCCTTAATATTTCTTTTCAGTTACAAAAAAAGCAACGGGTCAAAAGCAAACTTATTTGTTGAACACCCAGCTTTGGAAGACCGTTCTTCTGGCGAACTCTCTTTACTGACCTATAATATTGCAGGCCTTCCAGCCATTATTTCTTCAGCAGAAACCCCACGAGCATCTAGCATTCGTGAAATCGGTGAAAGAATCAATAGATTTGATATCGTCAATGTCCAAGAAGACTTCAATTACAACGCAGAACTCTACTCGTTCAATCTTCATCCATACAGGACTCAGACAATGGGTACAGTCCCATTTGGTGATGGACTGAGTACCCTTTCTAAATTTCCGATCATGGAATCTCAACGGATTGCTTGGTCAGATTGCAGTGGTAGCGATTGTTTTACACCTAAAGGATTCAGTTATACAAGAATCCAAATCGCTAAAGATGTATTCCTTGATGTTTATAATATCCATGCTACAGCCCAGGACAATAAAAACGCGGTGGCAGCAAGAAAGAAAAATTTAAAACAGTTAGCTGCTTTTATACATGAAAACTCAGAATGTCAACCCTTATTGATTATGGGCGACTTCAATGCCCATTATGCTTTTGTAGAAGATAATGTCCGCGATTTTCAGAAAGAAATCCATGTGTTCGATAGCTGGACATTATTGCGAAACAAAGGATTAGTGCCCGAACATCAAGAAGATTTTGTAGCAAGTCATGCACTAAATGTGACCGATGACTGTGAAAGTATCGACAAAATATACTTTAGAAATAGTGACCAAATCATATTCACTCCAAAAAATTACCAAGTGCAACATGACCTGTTTTCAACAGATTCTGGACAGCCATTATCGGACCATTGTGCCATATCGTTAAATTTGGAATGGGAATTGACCAATTCATCCCAAGATACAAGTGTAGTAAAAGATGAATTATTGCTGAAATGA
- a CDS encoding endonuclease/exonuclease/phosphatase family protein, giving the protein MTILFILAGVIIVLLFLFKNLKGKLISVAIPQEDSSSEHFLQGKISLLTYNIAGLPQGISAAKLPRKLSIAEIGEKIEPFDIVNVQEDFNYNTAFYSKNLHPYRTETKGKIPVGDGLNTLSKYPIIEYRRIPWRHCSGPDCWTVKGFTFAQIQLAHQVTIDVYNIHANSSDVARAARARRENFRQLANYINEHSVDRPIIVMGDFNAHYAYKRDNLHEFLLTTGLSDGWVQYLRKGVFPEVIPKFIAQHMLSLNNETESLDKIFFRSSKNLKFQPADYQVEIQHFTNDEDQALSDHLAVSMKLDWTWED; this is encoded by the coding sequence ATGACCATACTTTTTATACTAGCGGGAGTAATCATAGTTTTACTGTTCTTGTTCAAGAATCTAAAAGGAAAGCTTATTTCAGTAGCCATCCCGCAAGAAGACAGCTCTTCAGAGCATTTTCTCCAAGGCAAGATATCCTTGCTTACCTACAACATTGCTGGTTTACCGCAAGGAATATCAGCAGCAAAACTACCCCGAAAACTCAGTATTGCCGAAATAGGTGAAAAAATCGAACCCTTTGACATTGTCAATGTTCAGGAAGATTTCAATTACAATACCGCATTTTATTCTAAAAACCTGCATCCCTATCGTACCGAGACAAAAGGCAAGATCCCGGTAGGTGATGGCTTGAACACTTTATCTAAATATCCAATTATTGAATATAGAAGAATCCCTTGGAGACATTGCAGTGGACCAGATTGCTGGACGGTGAAAGGATTTACGTTCGCCCAAATTCAACTGGCACATCAGGTAACCATAGATGTCTATAATATCCATGCTAATTCCAGTGATGTAGCACGTGCAGCAAGAGCAAGAAGGGAAAATTTCCGACAACTCGCAAATTATATCAATGAACATTCTGTAGACAGACCTATTATTGTAATGGGAGATTTCAACGCCCATTATGCCTATAAAAGAGATAATCTCCATGAATTCTTATTGACTACCGGCCTTTCGGATGGCTGGGTACAATATCTTAGAAAAGGAGTTTTCCCTGAAGTTATCCCAAAATTTATAGCCCAACATATGTTGAGCTTAAATAATGAAACCGAAAGTCTCGACAAGATATTCTTCCGGAGCAGTAAAAACCTCAAATTCCAACCAGCAGATTATCAGGTGGAAATACAGCATTTCACCAACGATGAAGACCAGGCATTGTCAGACCACCTGGCTGTATCAATGAAGCTTGACTGGACTTGGGAAGATTAA
- a CDS encoding glycosyltransferase has translation MEILFVSHKYPPSTGGMEKQSYELIHAISRHAIVHKLVYQKGEGSLLKFFWNLNSNIKNMLELHPGIQLIHFNDGLIASLALFHSGYEHIKRVVTIHGLDVVFPLVYFQKQILPRFNKYDHIIAVSRATAAAAIERGIAKEKVTVIKKWGESPSR, from the coding sequence ATGGAAATATTATTTGTTAGCCATAAATATCCACCTTCGACCGGAGGGATGGAAAAACAAAGCTATGAACTCATTCATGCTATTTCAAGGCATGCAATTGTACATAAATTGGTATACCAAAAGGGCGAAGGAAGTCTTTTGAAATTCTTTTGGAACCTCAATTCCAATATCAAAAATATGCTGGAGTTACATCCCGGTATTCAATTGATACATTTCAATGATGGTCTGATTGCATCTTTAGCCTTATTTCATTCGGGTTATGAGCATATAAAACGCGTAGTAACCATCCATGGTTTGGACGTGGTCTTTCCTTTGGTTTATTTCCAGAAACAAATCCTTCCTCGTTTCAACAAATACGATCATATCATTGCCGTTAGCCGAGCAACCGCTGCCGCTGCAATAGAACGTGGTATTGCTAAAGAAAAAGTGACAGTCATTAAAAAATGGGGTGAATCGCCATCTCGCTAG
- a CDS encoding glycosyltransferase family 4 protein — translation MKKVAFFSEILIEDFDGASRTMFQIINRIDHTAFSYLFIYGKGPDNFHLHQSYQVPTFRIPINDDYSFAVPQLSRWKLEEALDNFEPDVIHIATPSLLGFFALKYARRKNIPIISIYHTHFISYIAYYLRNLSSLIKPAEYWMRKAMVRFYNSCQKVYVPAHNIMDELKEIGIDSERLTLWQRGIDLSLFNPEKADSHYIREITKNDKPNILFASRLVWEKNVQTLIDIYNQLKKSKIEYNLIIAGDGSAKQEAQELMPTAFFLGKLDHEELSKLYASSDVFVFTSTSETYGNVVIEAMASGLPCVIANGGGSASLVDHGRTGYKCVPNNALEYVYFIHKILSDANIREDFREAGLAYVRKLDWAKLAETYFDDIEELAASPINSLAWASN, via the coding sequence ATGAAGAAAGTTGCATTTTTTTCGGAGATCCTTATTGAAGATTTCGATGGAGCCTCCCGGACCATGTTCCAAATAATAAACCGTATCGATCACACAGCTTTCTCTTACCTATTTATATATGGTAAAGGGCCAGACAATTTTCATCTTCACCAATCTTACCAAGTTCCTACATTTAGGATTCCGATCAATGATGATTATTCATTTGCTGTTCCGCAGTTGTCGAGATGGAAGCTCGAGGAAGCCCTTGATAATTTTGAACCAGACGTGATCCATATCGCAACACCTTCATTGTTAGGCTTCTTTGCCTTAAAATATGCCCGCAGAAAAAACATACCGATCATCAGTATTTACCATACCCACTTTATCTCTTATATCGCTTATTATCTTAGGAATTTATCCTCTCTTATCAAACCTGCAGAATATTGGATGCGTAAAGCGATGGTCCGCTTTTACAACAGCTGTCAAAAGGTTTATGTACCTGCGCATAACATCATGGATGAGCTCAAAGAAATAGGGATTGACTCCGAACGATTGACATTATGGCAACGAGGTATCGATTTAAGTCTTTTCAATCCTGAGAAAGCAGATTCCCATTATATCCGTGAAATCACCAAGAACGACAAACCCAATATTTTATTTGCGAGTCGCTTGGTCTGGGAAAAGAATGTACAGACATTGATTGATATCTATAATCAGCTCAAAAAATCAAAAATAGAATACAATTTGATAATCGCTGGTGATGGTTCTGCCAAACAGGAGGCACAAGAACTTATGCCGACTGCATTTTTTCTGGGAAAATTGGATCATGAGGAATTATCCAAGCTGTATGCTTCATCGGATGTGTTCGTTTTCACTTCTACTTCTGAAACCTATGGCAATGTTGTCATTGAGGCCATGGCGTCGGGACTTCCATGTGTCATTGCAAATGGCGGTGGTAGTGCCAGTTTAGTAGACCATGGTCGAACAGGTTATAAATGTGTGCCCAATAATGCGTTGGAATACGTTTATTTCATCCATAAAATTCTTAGTGACGCCAACATTAGAGAAGATTTTAGAGAAGCTGGGTTGGCATATGTCAGGAAATTAGACTGGGCAAAGTTGGCTGAAACTTATTTTGATGATATCGAAGAATTGGCGGCATCACCCATAAATTCATTGGCATGGGCCAGCAACTAA
- a CDS encoding DNA polymerase III subunit alpha has product MFLNCKTWFSFHYGTFPTKELVERAQLLGLKSMALTNINSTADCWDFVLKCQEANIKPILGVEIRNENELCYILLAKNNAGLLAIQSFLSFYKQRKLNFPKKPPFESEDIWVIYTYENHPEIQQLGNQELIGLRREDLTKLSWQEHIHADCWVILHPVTYQDKTAYDLHRILRAIAKNTLLSKLTKQDFAKPNETLVDEETLVSAFARFPGVISKTMQVVKSCSIEMEFHVDKNKKYFTASMEGDHELLRKLAIEGCKIRYGAKNKKAMERVEKELTIIKQSEFNSYFLIVWDMLRYANEQGFYHVGRGSGANSVVAYCLRITDVDPMKLDLYFERFLNPNRTSPPDFDIDFSWKDRDSIFEYLFMRYGRQNVSLLGMYTTFQRRAIVRELGKVFGLPKEEIDELVHKREWSAEDKIQRWIQKYGAMLVDFPSNVSVHAAGVLISEKPLNQYGVLELPPKGFLTLHMDMFEADRIGLFKFDILSQRGLGHIKDALELVLKNKGKHIDIHQVDRFLEDPKLAQMIQKADTIGCFYIESPAMRQLLGKLKCSDYITLVAASSIIRPGVAQSGMMKQYIERYHDRDKIEYLHPKMKELLEETFGVMVYQEDVIKVAHHFGGISLEEADILRRAMSGKYRSENKFELMREKFFANCKLKGYEDSVTAEVWRQMESFGGYSFAKGHSASFAVESYQSLYLKTYFPCEFYVAVINNFGGFYRTEFYFHELRRNGGIIELPCMNNSDYLTNINGLQVYVGLIHLQGLEQEFAHQIVEERQKNGPYKNLNDILQRLHPAPEQLNILIRIGALRFTGLDKKTLLWEANFRNKRTEKDDPITLFETEEVKFSLPEFEKNRMEDLRDELDLLGFVVGDFYELLNKEHLNGSILVKQLPNLLGQQIKVIGRMVTLKETRTIKNERMCFGTFLDVEGEWLDTVHFPPVLRQYPFQGSGFYELHGRVMEEFGVYSVEVTAMRKLGYNL; this is encoded by the coding sequence ATGTTTTTGAATTGCAAGACCTGGTTCAGTTTCCATTATGGAACATTTCCTACTAAGGAATTGGTGGAACGTGCTCAATTATTAGGACTGAAATCCATGGCTTTGACCAATATCAACAGCACAGCTGATTGCTGGGATTTTGTGCTGAAGTGCCAGGAAGCAAACATAAAACCCATTTTAGGCGTCGAAATACGCAATGAAAATGAACTTTGCTATATCCTTCTCGCAAAAAACAACGCCGGTCTATTGGCAATACAAAGCTTCCTGTCTTTTTATAAACAGCGAAAATTAAACTTCCCCAAAAAACCGCCATTTGAATCAGAGGATATATGGGTGATCTATACCTATGAAAATCATCCCGAAATTCAGCAGTTGGGAAATCAAGAACTCATTGGATTGAGAAGGGAAGACCTCACCAAACTCAGTTGGCAAGAACATATCCATGCAGACTGTTGGGTAATATTGCACCCTGTCACTTATCAGGACAAAACAGCCTACGATCTACACCGTATTTTGCGCGCAATTGCAAAAAATACCCTCTTGTCAAAACTGACCAAGCAAGATTTTGCAAAACCGAATGAAACATTGGTAGATGAAGAAACATTAGTATCTGCATTTGCCAGATTTCCAGGAGTCATCAGTAAAACTATGCAGGTCGTGAAAAGTTGTTCCATTGAAATGGAATTCCACGTCGATAAGAATAAGAAATATTTCACAGCTTCCATGGAAGGAGACCATGAGCTCCTGAGGAAACTTGCAATAGAAGGCTGTAAAATCCGGTACGGAGCCAAAAATAAAAAAGCCATGGAACGCGTGGAGAAAGAACTGACAATTATCAAGCAGTCCGAATTCAATTCTTATTTCTTGATCGTCTGGGATATGCTTCGATATGCCAATGAGCAGGGCTTTTATCATGTGGGGCGAGGGAGTGGAGCAAACTCCGTAGTGGCTTATTGCCTCCGGATCACCGATGTGGACCCCATGAAACTCGACCTTTATTTTGAAAGGTTTCTAAACCCTAATCGAACATCTCCACCCGATTTTGATATCGACTTCAGTTGGAAAGACCGTGATTCTATTTTTGAATATCTATTCATGAGGTATGGTCGACAGAATGTCTCGCTTTTAGGGATGTATACCACCTTTCAGCGCCGGGCGATCGTGAGGGAATTGGGAAAGGTATTTGGTCTGCCAAAAGAGGAAATTGACGAGCTTGTGCACAAAAGAGAATGGTCCGCAGAAGATAAAATCCAACGCTGGATTCAAAAATACGGAGCGATGCTGGTTGATTTCCCCAGCAATGTCAGTGTTCATGCCGCAGGGGTGCTCATCAGTGAAAAACCATTGAATCAATACGGTGTGCTGGAACTGCCACCAAAAGGATTCTTGACCCTGCACATGGATATGTTTGAAGCCGATCGAATCGGGCTCTTCAAATTCGATATCCTCAGCCAACGGGGTCTGGGACATATCAAAGATGCCCTAGAGCTAGTTCTCAAGAATAAAGGCAAGCATATCGATATCCATCAAGTCGATCGTTTCCTGGAAGATCCAAAATTGGCTCAAATGATCCAAAAAGCCGATACTATCGGTTGCTTTTATATTGAGAGTCCTGCAATGCGACAGCTTTTGGGAAAACTAAAATGTTCCGATTATATCACTTTGGTAGCCGCAAGTTCAATTATTAGACCTGGTGTAGCTCAATCAGGAATGATGAAGCAATATATCGAACGATACCATGACCGCGACAAGATCGAATATCTCCACCCAAAGATGAAGGAACTCTTGGAAGAAACATTCGGAGTAATGGTCTATCAGGAAGATGTAATCAAAGTCGCACACCATTTTGGCGGTATTTCTCTAGAGGAAGCAGACATCCTGAGAAGAGCAATGAGTGGTAAATACCGATCAGAGAATAAATTTGAACTGATGCGGGAAAAATTCTTTGCAAACTGTAAGTTAAAAGGATATGAAGATTCTGTAACAGCAGAAGTCTGGAGACAAATGGAAAGCTTTGGAGGGTATTCTTTTGCAAAAGGTCACTCCGCTTCATTTGCCGTAGAAAGTTATCAAAGTCTCTATCTAAAAACGTATTTCCCCTGTGAATTCTACGTCGCAGTAATCAATAATTTTGGAGGCTTCTATCGGACCGAGTTTTATTTTCATGAACTAAGAAGAAATGGAGGTATAATCGAGCTACCCTGCATGAACAACAGTGATTATTTGACCAATATAAATGGTTTACAAGTTTATGTCGGCTTGATTCACCTGCAAGGATTGGAACAGGAATTTGCCCATCAAATCGTGGAGGAAAGACAAAAAAATGGACCCTATAAAAATCTGAACGATATCTTGCAACGCCTCCATCCAGCTCCTGAACAATTGAATATTCTCATCCGTATCGGTGCATTGAGGTTTACAGGGCTCGACAAAAAGACACTGCTCTGGGAAGCAAACTTCAGAAACAAACGAACAGAAAAAGACGATCCTATAACACTCTTTGAAACCGAAGAAGTGAAGTTCTCATTGCCAGAGTTCGAGAAGAATAGGATGGAAGACCTGAGGGATGAACTTGATCTCCTAGGGTTTGTGGTCGGCGACTTCTATGAACTCCTCAACAAAGAACATCTCAACGGAAGTATCTTGGTGAAACAGTTGCCCAATCTTTTAGGCCAACAGATTAAGGTAATCGGCAGAATGGTAACCCTCAAAGAAACACGAACCATAAAAAATGAACGCATGTGCTTCGGAACATTTCTGGATGTCGAAGGGGAATGGCTCGATACCGTGCATTTCCCGCCAGTACTCAGACAGTACCCTTTCCAAGGAAGTGGATTCTATGAACTCCACGGAAGGGTAATGGAAGAATTCGGAGTGTACAGTGTAGAAGTAACAGCAATGAGAAAATTGGGATATAATTTATAA